The Flammeovirga pectinis genomic interval TGTAATCTTTTCTGATACCGTTGTCGTAGTAGATAATGAGGTTTTAGGAAAGCCTAAAGATGCAAATGAAGCCGTAGAAATGTTGCGTAAACTATCTGGTAAAACACATAAAGTTTATTCTGCAGTTTGCATTCAAACGCAAGAAAGTAGAATTTCATTTACTGATAGCACTGAGGTTACTTTTTTACCATTAAATGATACGGTAATTAATTATTATATTAAAGAAAAGAAACCGTTTGATAAAGCAGGAAGTTATGGAATTCAAGAATGGATAGGAATGTCTATGATTGATAAAATTAATGGATCTTACTTTACCGTAATGGGATTGCCAACGGCCAAAATATTTAAGGAGTTAACAGAATTACTACAAAGTAAATAGTATGAATTTAATAATGTGGATTTTGCCTTTGATCTCTGCAGGGATTGGTTGGGTAACTAATTATGTTGCAATAAAAATGCTTTTTCATCCGAGAAAGCCAATTAATTTAGGGTTATTTACCTTGCATGGGGTAT includes:
- a CDS encoding Maf family protein, with the translated sequence MIDLKGQQLILASKSPRRAELLSGLDLDFSIEVREVDESYPSDLVADKVAEHIANCKADAFSNLEENKIVIFSDTVVVVDNEVLGKPKDANEAVEMLRKLSGKTHKVYSAVCIQTQESRISFTDSTEVTFLPLNDTVINYYIKEKKPFDKAGSYGIQEWIGMSMIDKINGSYFTVMGLPTAKIFKELTELLQSK